In Entelurus aequoreus isolate RoL-2023_Sb linkage group LG12, RoL_Eaeq_v1.1, whole genome shotgun sequence, the DNA window aaagcagggggcagccagaccccaagccagcgagagaccacaccccacacggacagaaaggcgggacgccccgcccgaggagcccggagaccccccgcaaccggacgggaagacccgcCCCACCgtcaaccgggcccccacgagccccccccccccccccccggagagcgcggcgaggccagcccacggccaccccacccaagccggccgtcACAGGACCACCCAGTacagggccacgggaaccacccaccccacccgcagggaccccaacgatggagatggaacaaccagcaaccgccccgccgagtctgaGGtagggggaataaataaataaaataaataaataaataataataataataataataataataataataatataataataataataataataataataataatgatgataacataacttttaaatgtccagtgtccttccgTAACACCCAGCTTTTGAGAACCATGGTTCGGCCCAAATTAGGCCTAATTAGTCAAGGCAGGTGTGTTCATCTATAAAAAGCCCTCAGCCCCACCCTGATTCTTTTAGCCACCagttcagagccatggtgagtgacaggttataatttgtttgttgagcacatgcttttcaatgactaacaagattgaatgtttgtagtttgtccatgttgagcttcctaacaaatgtgcacggtttgaGAGGAAGTTTAGGGGCAAACGGTGACAGTGGGGGGGTCAAACCGTCACATCCACCTGTCCTTAGACCACAAATGTGTCTAAAAcgaaacaaaaaatacaacatgtaaaaaaaaaaaaaaaaaaaaaacgtattttttaTTGCAGTGAAGATTgttttttcctccatataaattCAAATAGTAGTTTTATAATATTGATAATCGTATTTTATTGTTTAGTAAAATGATTTACTTCCGGTTATATTCTGCTTCCGGGTCAATTGCCATAAACAGCCTACTCTGCTTGAGATGCTAGCGGTCTAGGCAACGACACACGGCAATTATATCATCGATTTATCACCAAAAGGGTAAGGTTTGTATTCATTTGTGGTAATGAAGTTTTGATTTAATGTCAAATTGTTGGTTTTTAAGCCGAAAACGTGTATATTGTGTTATCGAACGTTGGGTTTCCTTGCTAGCTAGGCTAGTTGGAAATGGCTCCGGGTGACGAGTATTAAACAAGACATACTTCCACCTTTCTTCCGCTGCAGAATCTCAACCTGTTTGCGGCTAGAGTGCCTACATTTCCACATATTAGGAAGGATATGACAGAGCCGCGTAATCAAGGGATGCCCTCCCACCCTGCTGCGGCCCCAGTGCACTCTGACCCCACATGCCTGACCGTGGACATAGACCCTGTGGAGTACACCCTCCGCAAACGGCTCCCTCGCAAGCTTCCAAAGCGGCGGAACGACGTGTACGTCAACATGAAGACGGACTTTAGGGCTCAGCTGGCCCGCTGTCAGAAGCTGCTGGACGGCGGCGGACACCGGGAGATCTGCGTGCACGGCCTGGGCCTGGCCATCAACAGGGCCATCAACATTGCGCTGCAGCTGCAGGCCAGCAGCCAGGGGGCGCTGCAGTTGGCCGCCAACACCTCCACGGTAGAGCTGGTGGACGACCTGGAGCCTGAGGACCCCGATGAGGCTGGGGAGCCCCTGACCCGCACACGCAACAACTCGGCCATCCACATCAAGGTTTTCTACCCTGACCCCCAGTGACTGCAAGTGCGTGTGTCCCCCTCAACAACCATCTCCATGGATGCATGCATGTAGAAACTTTATTACATCCGTTGGCAGCTTTGAAAGActacatttatctttttttttgcatgttttacTGCAAAACGCCTGCAGATGATTATTGTTCATAAACTACGAATCGAAACTGCCACACCATGCATGCAGTGAGTACTCTCTGGTAtgatcaggggtgcccaaaccttTTCCACACAGGCTTTCATACTGAAAGGATTCATAAGACCTTTTGATATTTTTAACATGCAAGCAAGGGCTGGATGCAAAAAAATGGAAGTATGCAGGGGCCACTTTGAAACACTTTGTATTCAATGATAGTAAATGCAATAccatgtaggtcaatatatgctaaaaTTTCTAAACAAAGCAGATTAGTGCAATGTCTAATGTAAACCTCTTGAGGTAGTTGATtccttgtgtgcgtgtgtatatgtatatatatatatatatatatatatatatatatatatatatatatatacacacacagtacaggcaaaagtttggacacaccttctcatttcaatgcgttttctttattgtcatgactatttacattgtagattgtcactgaaggcatcaaaactatgacacttgtgaagtgaaaaccctttcaggtgactacctcttgaagctcactgagagaatgccaagagtgtgcagaagagcaaagggtggctattttgaagaaactagattacaaaacatgttttcagttatttcacctttttttgttaagtgtataactccacatgtgttcattcatatagttttgatgccttcggtgacaatctacaatgtaaatagtcatgaaaataaagaaaacccattaaatgaggtgtccaaacttttggcctgtactgtatatacattttacCAAGCCAGTTAAACCTTTTTAAGGGCTTTAGCGCACACTATTGCCACCCATTTGTTTAATATGTTTTATCAAAGACCACATAGTCTCTCGCCAcatcgcgcttcaaatattgtAGTTTACTGGCAATGCaaatttcattaaaacattttttaagcatAGTCTACATTTTTGGGGGGTCCTAaaataagcattttcaagcattatATCGCTAAATAGGCAAACTATATGTAAAGACTAAAGTGGTTTGGTCTCTAATGGCCATAACTAATCAGTGttctgttcagtattgtggccactgattgcctCAGTCAGCATTACTGTACTTTATTGGAATAAAGAATGTCAAGGAGACTAAAGATTTAACTTCATTTCATGGGCTCTCATGTGGAAAAGCATATTTAGAAAGTAGTAAACTGTTTTGTgttgctttattgtcattacactTAGAagtacaaaaaattgtttttaatacaaCCCGTCTAAGAACAGACATACAATATACAggggtagacagaacaggaagacTGATGGGTTAGCACCAAGCAGAGCCCTGTTAAAAGGTCGGAGGGAGAGGGAAGCAACTCCCAAACTAAGCTCCTGTTGGAGGGAAGGGCTCTGTTTGAGACCGAAAAAAAACCTCAAGCATTTTAGGCACAAATAAACACATTACGCCCTGCAAACCTGAATCatagcaggggggggggggtgtccaaGCAGGCCACTTTCCACAGTCACAGCCAGCATGAAATGACCAATTAAAGACGGGGGGGCTTCTTAGCTGGGGAATCTCGTAGAAACGACCTTGCCAAGCTGATCCATCGGGAAGACGAAATCCAGATTGGAATGTTCCAAATTGCGATTTAGTTCAGAAATTACTAAGTGCCCACAGCTCTGCCTATCCCATCAAGCATGTGTGGcggctttggggtactttgaacagCTGCCAGCTTCATCAGACTTTGTCGCTACACCAGTGcatcgcttactccaatcagcaaatATCCTGTTACCATGATTTCGTATAGATTGGTGTCTTCAATGTCCTCGACTGAAGGAATCGCCAGGCAAACGACCTTCCAATTCTCCCAAAAGAGTCCGTTGTGTATCCAGCAACAAACGTTCCGTCAGGACAGACGGGTTCTCCCCAACCCGAGCTTCTCAGGGAGAAGATCTTGTAAATGTTAAGAGGCAAGTTAATTCCATTGTTTTAATTTTGGAGATCAGTGCAAAACGAGGctccaagaaagttaagacaatacGAGACATGAAGCAAAAGCAGGAGAGCTAAGGGAAGTGTCCGCCTTTGAAGAGAGCCAACAAAGTTTCTTGTGTGAAAATATTTTATCCTACTTTGCGAAAAATCATTTATCGCAATCATGTCCATGCACCTcttaacagcaataaacaaggAGTGTCTTTTTTGTCGTAGTTTGGGCCAGTTTCATTCTGTTTTTTGTGAGATGTTCTAATTCGTGACCTATATTGTCTTTAGAACGCATCACGGGCCAATCAAAACAAAGCTGTATGCCGCAAAAtagcactttggacacccgttGTTCTATACTCACAAATAAAATGGTCCTCTCCTGGATTTAACTGAGCAAATGCAGTTGGGAATTAGTTATTTAACCCGAAATGATGAAATTAGTATTTTGTCATGCGGAAAGACACATCCAGATGTTAATCTGTTTCAAAACATGGGCATGCTAGGATTACAATTTCAATTTTTTGTCTTGTTGACTATTTGTAAAAATGAGccgtgggctgcaaatggctctCGGGCTGCACTTTGTACACCCCTAGTCtagttgtgttagatgtaaggTCCCAAACATAAACACAAGCTTTACCACAACTACTCGCAAGGAGAAAAACAACATGAAGGGGACAGCACAGTCGTTAACACAAGACAGaacttgttcttttttttttccctaggGTCGTTCAGGCATAGCTTGGACTTCTATTGCAGGTCATTATCTTACTGCAGGATCAACCTCTGACCAACTATGGTGCATACCAGATGTTAGTAGATGGATGCTTTGGTAGCTCTTCAATGTTTGACCACAAGTATTGAGTCTAGTCCAAATGAAATTATTTCCTTTGCAGATCTTGGCTGGTGTTGTATAAAATAATCCACTAGATGTCAGGAGACAAAGGTTTTCTTGTACCTTTTATTTTCTATCTTTAAAGTTGGATATTAGTTTAGTGCTGTTATGTCAATGGAATTGGAGTGAGGATGGTGTTATTCAGTCACAAATAAAGTTTTGTGTCATGTATTTTGGAATTGTCCACATTTTATTGTTGCTAAAAACCTAAAATTTGATGCCGTGTGTTAACACAGCCTTTTATTTTGGCATCAGAGCTGTGCAAGCTCTGCGGTTCATGCCACAGACCGGAAGAGACAAGAACTGGTTGTCTCCATCCTTTTGTTCATCCAAGAATAATGTTTTTGTATTTAAATAGCAAATTCTACAGTGATTGGACATACAAAACAGGAAAGGAGAACATGTGCAAACATCCTCAAAACCACCATGCACTTGCGCAACAAGTCACAAATGAGGAAAACAACAAGGAAAAAAGCTGGACTAGTTTGGAACAGttaaacattttcccccaaatgaCGCAAATTCCAGTAGACAGTTTGCTTTCATTTTCAGGCTTGCGAACTGAACAGTCTTCCAGTATGATTGTGGAATTAGTTGCAGgatgtttttgtttcttttttgcaGGCTATCAGTGCACTGGCTCTGTGTGATTGTTAGCTGGACTGATAATGACAGTGCTACTTCACAGTTCTCATGTCTTCTTCAATGACCTCGCGCCATGACAACATACAAAAGTTTCTGGTTTCTTTACAAAAGTCTAAAAGGTCAACACTGAACAATACAAAGCTAAAAAGTAGAAAATCTGTATAAATAGTCATTACACAATGTTTCAAAATATATTAAACCTTGTCACACAGTAGAAATCTAAACAagacaaattttttttacaagtaaAGGCCTCTCATTCATGTTTTGTTGCCACGCTGTGTTGGCGTGATATTAATATTTCTGCATAATTCACTTACAAAAAGGTTAAACCCTTGGGAAAGAGACAAACACACCACGTGCAGTCCTAACCGGCGCACACTAGTGCATTGACACACAAAGTGCAAGAGCGGTGcttcttaaaaaaaaagccttgttttggtcaacatgtgtccacatttcaaagtgCCACTCTCTCCAGAAGACCCCCTGTGGCTGCTCTTTGCCCtcacttaaaaaaaagaacaagcaaAGGTGTGGTCGTTTGGTTGTTTCTAGCAGCTAGCAAGTAGGTCACCAGAGTCGAGGCCCTTTTTAAAGCAGATTTAGCCTTGGAGTGAGAAGACGAGCCAATCAACTGACATCTTGTTGACAAGCCTGCGCCTCCAAGAGAAGGAGACGCACTTTGCCTCGCAGGAAGTTGACGTGCACTTGGAGGAGGTCAGCCGCCGTAGACACGTGCCACGTGCCCTCCAGGCCAGCCACGCTTGCCGGTGGCTCGTACTCCTGAACGGTGGAACGAAGAACATACATTGACATGATTGGCATTTTGGGCCTACAATAAAATGTCTGCTATTCTAATGAAGTCTGTTGACAAGATTGTGTGAGGTGAGAGAGGTCTCAGCTCAACTCCCTGGAAACAGTAAATAAGTGTTCCTTAAAACTTTTAAGCTTAAAATGTCTAAACTCATGTTTAATTAAAAGACTTAGATATTCAACTAAATCGTTTGTGGCCACATGTTCAAAAAGCTAAAGACCGGGGGGCCGGACTTCTTCCTTCACTAATAGTCttattttgtacaaaacccaaaaccagtgaagttggcacgttgtgtaaataaaaacagaatacaatgatttgcaaacccctttcgacctatattcaattgaatagactgcaaagagaagATAACGTTTaaactggaaaacttaattttttgcaaatattagctcatttggaatttgatgcatgcCACTTGTTTTAAAAAAGCgggcacaagtggtaaaaaagactgaagttgaggaatgctcaaacacttatttggaacatcccacaggtgaacaggctaattgggaacaggtgggtgccatgattgggtataaaagaagcttccatgaaatgctcagtcattgacaaacaaggatggggcgagggtcaccactttgtgaacaaatgtgtgagcagattgtcaaacagtttaagaacaacatttctcaacgagctattgcaaggaatttagggatttcaccatctacagtccgtaatatcatcaaaaggttcagagaatctgtggagaaatcactgcacataagcgatgatattactgaccttcgatcccttactgcatcaaaaagcgcatcagtgtgtaaaggatatcaccacatgggctcaggaacccttcagaaaaccactgtcagtaactacagttggtcgctacatctgtaagttcaagttaaaactctactatgtaaagccaaagccatttatcaacaacacccagaaacgccgccggctttgctgggcccgagctcatctaagatggactgatgcagagtggaaaagtgttctgtggtgtgacgagtccacatttcacattgtttttggaaactgtggacgtcgtatcctccggaccaaagaggaaaagaaccatccggattgttataggcgtaaagttcaaaagccagcatctgtgatggtatgggggtgtgttagtggcccattaatgctgaaaggtacatacaggttttggagcaacatatgttgccatctaagcaacgttatcatggacgcctctgcttatttcagcaagacaatgccaagccgcgtgttacaacactgtggcttcatagtaaaagagtgcgggtactagactggcctgcctgtagtccagacctgtgtcccattgaaaatgtgtggcgcattatgaagcgtaaaatatgacaacagagaccccggactgttgaaaaaattaagctgtacatcaaggaagaatgggaaagaattccacctgaaaagcttaaaaaattggtcttctcagtttccaaacgtttactgggtgttgttaaaaggaaaggccatgtaacacagtggtaaaaatgaccatgtgacaacttttttgcaatgtgttgctgccattaaattctaagttaatgattatttgcaacaacaaaaaaagtttctcagttggaacattaaatatcttgtctttgcagtgtattcaattgaatgtaagttgaaaaggatttgaaaatcattatattctgttttttttacgaattacacaaggtgacaacttcactggttttgggttttgtatattccagagaaccaCCGTTCAGTACAGTAGACATTTAATGTTGGTCTATTTATTTGTGAGAGTtacaagagtgctctgctgtttttaagaaccttctgcaaaaaagcaagtcaaagatcatccctATGACACCTATTTTCGACAAAAATGTGAGTctttcacaagtttttttaactgaacttgttgaatagcccaaatgacgaaagagagaggacctaagatggaaccttgaggaccaCTACTAGTATgactaaataagttgaacaagtGACTACTGACTACATCTGAACTagacaagctacagcaacaccttagttacataaatcacataatGAAAAACAACGGACTAAAAGGAAAGGACTAAAAAAGAtgccttgaggaatgcctcagttTTGTAAATTGCAAGTTTGGCCCCCAATGTTCTATTTTTGTTAGGAAGATTAAAATATCAATGCAAGGATCTAtcgatgtgtttacagtggtccaagttcgtCTACACAATGGGAGCACTCTTAACATTTTTAGgaatgtgctgcaaaaatgtttgtctcccaggtTTCAACCTGAACTTGGGGGGCCGGTGTGGTTTCATTCCCAGGCCGGGTTTTGGCCCCCGGGCCAGCAGTTAGATAACCCTGACTTATAATGACTGTGAATGCATAGTTACATGCAAACCCCAGAAtccaaatattactgcagttgatCACATACTAGATGACCTTTCAATTTTTTGCCTAACAGTGAGCTTATTTTATTGTGGAAACAAGAGttctatttaaatgtttatttcagGGAGCTTGACCACAGGCTGCTTTTCAAATCTATTTGTCTCTAAGCTTCAACCTGAAATGTTCACTGTGCTGCAGCCTGGCTGTCCCATGATGAATGCTTAACAATTCCCACTCAGACACACTCAAAAATATTACAGAAAGTCTTCCCAGAAAACTGGAAAACTACAGCTGCACCATTCTGGAAatgaaaaatgtattcaaaagtttacatacacttgtgaaggacataatgtcatagctgtcttgagtttccaataacttctacaactcttatttttttgtgatagagtgattggagcacatacttgttggtcacaaaaaacattcatgaagtttggttcttctatgaatttattatgggtctactgaaaatgtgaccaaatctgctgggtcagagtatacatacagcaatgttaatatttggttacatgtcccttggcaagtttcactgcaataaggcgcttttggtagccatccacaagcttctggttgagtttttgaccactcttgacaaaattggtgcagttcagctaaatgtgttggttttctgacatggacttgtttcttcagcattgtccacacgtgtaagtcaggactttggggaggccattctaaaaccttaattctagcctgatttagccattcctttaccacttttgacgtgtgtttggggtcattggaaACTGGACATCAAGTCCTATCaccaccatcaagcatggtggtggtagtattatgctgtgggcctgttttgctgccaatggaactggtgctttacagagagtaaatgggacaatgaaaaagaaagatttcctc includes these proteins:
- the pop7 gene encoding ribonuclease P protein subunit p20 isoform X1, coding for MNLNLFAARVPTFPHIRKDMTEPRNQGMPSHPAAAPVHSDPTCLTVDIDPVEYTLRKRLPRKLPKRRNDVYVNMKTDFRAQLARCQKLLDGGGHREICVHGLGLAINRAINIALQLQASSQGALQLAANTSTVELVDDLEPEDPDEAGEPLTRTRNNSAIHIKVFYPDPQ
- the pop7 gene encoding ribonuclease P protein subunit p20 isoform X2, which gives rise to MTEPRNQGMPSHPAAAPVHSDPTCLTVDIDPVEYTLRKRLPRKLPKRRNDVYVNMKTDFRAQLARCQKLLDGGGHREICVHGLGLAINRAINIALQLQASSQGALQLAANTSTVELVDDLEPEDPDEAGEPLTRTRNNSAIHIKVFYPDPQ